In the Perca flavescens isolate YP-PL-M2 chromosome 20, PFLA_1.0, whole genome shotgun sequence genome, one interval contains:
- the d2hgdh gene encoding D-2-hydroxyglutarate dehydrogenase, mitochondrial codes for MAGISQRTLRLRTALSNLSLHSTFSLTATARLSPVDLRSPFRPASSWQFGVCCRTLHTGADRPEPSLAAAPDRLPFSRITQEDLAFFRKIVPGRAITDPDLLESSNVDWLKSVRGSSEVLLRPQTAEEVSQILKYCNSRNLAVTPQGGNTGLVGGSVPVYDEVILSTALMTNILTFDSISGILTCQAGCVLENLSLYLEERDYIMPLDLGAKGSCHIGGNVATNAGGLRLLRYGSLHGTVLGLEVVLADGKVLDCLATLRKDNTGYDLKQLFIGSEGTLGVITAVSVLCPRKPKSVNVVFLGCETFEHLLKTFQLCRGMLGEILSAYEFLDSECMQLLNMHLKLPNPISDCPFYVVIETSGSDPTHDGEKLHNFLEEAMTSSLVTDGTVATEDSKIKALWSMRERITEALTHDGFNYKYDISLPVERIYQLVTDMREHLGGRAKRVVGYGHVGDGNLHLNITSPAKDPALLAAIEPFIYEWTASCQGSISAEHGLGLKKRNYIYYSKPSQAVALMGNIKAMLDPKGILNPYKTLPDNLK; via the exons ATGGCAGGGATTTCCCAAAGAACACTAAGACTGAGGACAGCTCTCAGTAATCTCAGCCTCCATAGCACCTTCTCATTAACAGCCACAGCCAGACTTTCACCTGTGGATCTCCGCAGTCCATTTCGTCCCGCCAGCTCATGGCAGTTTGGAGTCTGCTGTCGAACGCTGCACACTGGGGCAGACAGGCCCGAGCCATCCCTTGCTGCAGCCCCAGACAGGCTGCCTTTCTCCAGAATAACCCAGGAGGATTTAGCCTTCTTCAGGAAGATCGTACCAGGACGAGCCATCACTGATCCGGACCTGCTGGAATCCAGTAATGTGGATTGGCTCAAGTCAGTGAGAG GTTCCAGTGAAGTGTTGCTGAGACCTCAAACAGCCGAGGAAGTTTCTCAAATTCTGAA GTATTGTAACAGTCGTAATTTGGCCGTGACCCCTCAAGGAGGTAACACTGGGCTGGTTGGGGGCAGCGTGCCAGTTTATGATGAGGTCATCCTCTCCACTGCCCTAATGACCAACATCCTTACCTTTGATAGTATATCTG GCATTCTGACCTGTCAGGCAGGTTGTGTTTTGGAGAACTTGTCCCTTTACCTGGAGGAAAGAGACTACATCATGCCACTTGATCTGGGGGCAAAAGGCAGTTGCCACATTGGGGGAAACGTGGCAACGAATGCAGGTGGACTCCGTCTGCTGCGATACGGCTCCTTACACGGGACTGTGCTGGGTCTGGAAGTG GTGTTGGCAGATGGGAAAGTGCTGGACTGCTTGGCCACGCTGCGGAAAGATAATACAGGATATGATCTCAAACAGCTCTTTATAGGGTCAGAGGGCACACTGGGGGTCATCACTGCAGTGTCCGTCCTGTGTCCACGGAAACCCAAATCTGTTAATGTGGTTTTTCTGG GCTGTGAGACCTTTGAACACTTGCTGAAGACATTTCAGCTCTGCAGGGGCATGCTGGGAGAAATTCTGTCAGCCTATGAATTCCTGGACAGTGAATGTATGCAGCTGCTGAATATGCACCTCAAACTACCCAATCCCATCTCTG ATTGCCCATTTTACGTTGTCATAGAAACGTCTGGATCTGACCCAACACATGATGGGGAGAAACTCCACAATTTCTTAGAGgaggcgatgacatcatcattgGTTACTGATGGGACTGTGGCAACCGAAGACTCAAAAATAAAG GCACTGTGGTCGATGCGTGAACGTATCACGGAGGCGCTGACTCACGATGGCTTCAATTACAAGTATGACATCTCACTTCCGGTGGAGCGGATCTACCAGCTGGTGACAGACATGAGGGAGCACCTGGGGGGGCGAGCCAAGCGTGTGGTGGGATACGGACACGTAG GAGATGGAAACCTCCACTTGAACATCACCTCTCCTGCCAAAGACCCTGCTCTTCTCGCTGCCATTGAGCCCTTTATCTACGAGTGGACGGCCAGCTGTCAAGGCAGCATCAGTGCAGAGCACGGACTGGGCCTGAAGAAGAGGAACTATATCTACTACAGTAAACCCAGCCAGGCTGTGGCTCTCATGGGTAATATCAAGGCCATGCTGGACCCAAAGGGCATTCTCAACCCGTACAAGACTCTTCCAGATAACCTGAAATGA
- the LOC114546785 gene encoding RNA polymerase II elongation factor ELL encodes MSALKENHCYGLSSGKLNRGGNISVFHVKLTDSAARAICSFQNVKSLSSRPAICFNGNKGKITIPCSENQDELRVFTFGVTNIARDNPNGSFDCVQQLGTGAAEELSCLGVIQKKMTVNATDDSYDKARQSMAQAEEETRSRGAIVIKQGGRFQVAGKKVTVRAPASALASLTKPRQSSQSLLSNVKRRVQVGVSKPKKGACALNRKSAVGDMQERPLRERVTHLLALRPYKRPELILRLQKDGLAAGDKDMLDSVLVEVGQLNSRDNTFVLKDGLYKELHKDWPGYTSGDQQLLKRILVRRLFQPQQNLLTIPEAQVSPLRDTPNSSPAHRPKPSLPEEYTDPLASKKPRISRLSGKAASDMSRVRPSEQAADKDVTEATGNDEQRNHLDPRKLFDNLSAVCQQEAEVAKRLGQTPCAQEEHKVTADPPQPNSDRSPPPVIVPDANRHTVKRKKSKHKHRDQEKDRWRDKKERRKERSSEDPNSEVSADCIEPSEILFDSNVLQADHDTADYLLKYTVICSQDQRQRYKQDFNTEYSEYRDLHARIDGVTRQFMELDTQLKRLHHESHKYKTVRNQILQEYRKIKKSNPNYNQDKTHCEYLHNKLAHIKKLISAYDQQQL; translated from the exons agttTGTCTTCCCGTCCTGCCATCTGTTTTAATGGAAACAAAGGG AAAATCACCATCCCTTGCTCAGAGAATCAAGATGAATTGAGAGTATTCACCTTTGGCGTGACTAACATCGCCCGTGATAATCCAAATGGAAGCTTTGACTGCGTCCAACAGCTCGGCACTGG TGCTGCCGAAGAGCTGTCATGTCTCGGGGTGATTCAGAAAAAGATGACCGTCAACGCAACGGATGACTCGTACGATAAGGCTCGACAGAGCATGGCCCAAGCTGAGGAGGAGACACGCAGCCGGGGGGCCATTGTCATCAAACAGGGGGGGCGCTTCCAGG TTGCAGGCAAGAAGGTAACGGTGCGAGCCCCGGCCTCTGCACTGGCCAGCCTGACCAAGCCCCGACAATCTTCCCAGTCTCTCCTCAGCAACGTTAAGAGGCGTGTCCAAGTTGGCGTGTCCAAGCCCAAGAAGGGTGCCTGTGCTTTAAACAGGAAGAGCGCCGTGGGCGACATGCAGGAGAGGCCGCTCAGGGAGAGAGTAACACATCTGCTGGCTCTGAGGCCATACAAGAGGCCTGAGCTCATCCTGAGGCTGCAGAAAGATGGACTGGCAGCAGGAGACAAAGACATGCTGGACTCTGTACTGGTGGAG GTTGGCCAGCTCAATAGTAGAGACAACACATTTGTTCTAAAGGATGGTCTGTATAAGGAGCTGCACAAGGACTGGCCAGGCTACACCTCAGGGGACCAGCAGCTTCTGAAACGAATCCTCGTCAG GAGACTGTTTCAGCCCCAACAGAACCTGCTCACCATTCCAGAGGCCCAGGTCAGTCCACTGCGAGACACCCCAAACTCCTCCCCAGCGCACCGTCCAAAACCTTCCCTGCCAGAGGAATACACTGACCCTTTGGCGAGTAAGAAGCCCAGGATATCCCGCTTGTCCGGCAAAGCAGCAAGTGACATGTCAAGAGTGAGGCCGTCTGAACAAGCGGCTGATAAAGACGTTACAGAAGCGACAGGGAATGACGAGCAAAGAAACCACCTTGATCCTCGGAAGCTTTTTGACAACTTGTCTGCAGTCTGTCAGCAGGAAGCAGAAGTGGCCAAGAGGCTAGGACAAACTCCCTGTGCTCAGGAGGAACATAAAGTCACCGCAGACCCCCCGCAACCCAACTCTGATCGCTCCCCGCCCCCTGTGATAGTGCCTGATGcgaacagacacacagtcaaaaGGAAGAagagcaaacacaaacacagagatcaG GAGAAGGATAGGTGGAGAGACAAGAAAGAACGGAGAAAAGAACGCAGTTCAGAGGATCCAAACAGTGAAGTTTCGGCGGACTGCATAG aGCCAAGTGAAATTTTGTTTGACTCTAATGTGCTTCAAGCGGACCATGACACAGCAGACTATCTACT GAAGTACACAGTGATTTGCAGtcaggaccagagacagaggtaCAAGCAGGACTTTAACACAGAGTACAGCGAGTACAGAGATTTACATGCTCGTATTGACGGAGTGACGCGGCAGTTCATGGAGCTTGACACGCAGCTCAAACGGCTACACCACGAATCTCATAAAtacaag ACGGTTCGTAATCAGATTCTTCAAGAATATCGCAAAATTAAAAAG tCTAACCCTAACTACAACCAGGACAAGACTCACTGTGAATATCTACACAACAAACTGGCCCACATCAAGAAGCTTATATCAGCGTACGACCAACAACAGCTCTGA